The Geoalkalibacter subterraneus genome contains the following window.
AAAGAAAGATCTGCCCTACCTGCTGGGGCGCTTGTTTGCCGTCCTGGAAAAATCCCAGGAAGAAGCCGTTCCCGGCGCTGGTGCCACCATCAAAGACCGTTATCTGGCCTCGGCTTCGGCCACGCCGGGCCTTGTTTTCCACGTGCTGCTGAAAAGCGCGGCCAATCATGTCGCAAAGCTGCGCAAAGACCCCGAGAGAAGGGGCAGGGCGTTTCATTTCGACAGCCTGACCCAGGACATTCTCGCCGAGATCGCCGACTTCCCCAAAACCCTGGCCGCCGTTGAGCAGGGGCAATTCATGATCGGCTACTATCATCAGCGCAAAGACTTTTTCACTAAGAAAAATCAGGAGGGATAAACCATGACCGCTATCGCCAATCGCTACGAATTCGTGCTGCTCTTCGATGTGCAAAACGGCAACCCCAACGGCGACCCCGACGCCGGCAACATGCCGCGCATCGACCCGGAAACCGGCCATGGGCTGGTGACCGATGTCTGCCTGAAGCGCAAGATCCGCAACCATGTGGCTCTGGCCCGGGACGGCGCCGAAGGCTACAACATTTACGTGCAGGAAAAAGCAGTGCTCAATCAGACCAACCAATTGGCCTATAAAGCTTTCGACCTGAAGGCCGAAACCAAAAAACTGCCCAAGAAACTTGAGGACGCGCAGAAGGTGACCGGCTGGATGTGCGCCAATTTTTTCGATATCCGTAGCTTCGGCGCGGTGATGACCACCGAAGTCAACTGCGGTCAGGTGCGCGGCCCGGTGCAGTTGGCGTTTGCCAAGAGTGTTGAGCCCATCGTGCCTCAGGAAATCAGCATCACCCGCATGGCCGTCACCAACGAAAAAGACCTTGAAAAAGAGCGCACCATGGGCCGCAAGCACATCGTTCCTTACGGGCTCTATGTCGCGCAGGGTTTTGTGTCCGCGCCCCTGGCGCAAAAGACCGGCTTCAGCGAAGACGATCTGGAACTTCTCTGGGATGCGCTCATCAACATGTTTGAACACGATCGCTCGGCGGCGCGGGGCGTGATGAGCAGCCGCAAGCTTTTTGTATTCAAGCACCGAGACAAACTGGGCAACGCCCCCGCGCACAAGTTGTTCGACCTGATACGCGTCGAGCGCGCCGCAGGGTCGCAGGGGCCTGCCCGATCGTTCACGGATTTCGATGTAACCGTCGGTGCAGCGCCCACCGGGGTAGAAATACTCAAACCTCTTTAGGCAACACTAGGGCGGTTTTGCCTTTGTGCCCTGGTTGTGCCAAGCGATGAAGCATCATCGCTGTATTCATTGTTTATGGGAAGGGAGGGGACAGGCTGTCCCTCTCCCTGAGGGAATGCAATCCGTGACAATTCGTCACGGGTAGCTTATGCCTTGGGAATATTCATGGACCAAAAACTGGAAAAACACTTCCGCGAGCGAGCGGTTGTGCTGGGCAATTCCGGCGACTCGGCCGCCTTGCCGGAACTGATTGATTTGACGCGCTCACCCGCCGCCAACGTGCGGCGGTTGGCGGCGTCTGCCATCGGCAAACTGGCGGGACTGGCCGAAGCCAAAGTCGCCGTGGCGGCCTTGCAGCCGCTGTTGCAGGATGGTTCCCCGCAGGTGCGTCAATATGCGGCCAAAGCGCTCAGTGCCTATGGCGCCGAGGCGAAGTGCGCCTTGGCGGATTTACGTGACATGGCCATTAGTCCGGTGGAAAAAGAGTACAACAACAATGGCGCCAAACTGGCCATCGAAATCATTGAGGAAGCGAGTCGGATCGTAGAGAGACAAGCGGTACACTGCTGCCGGCGCTGCGGAGTCAAGCTTGAAGCGGACGAGTACACCCGTAGCCATAAGGCATTTCAGCGGCCGTTCTGCAACTATTGTTTCGACGAGGTTTTTCTCGAGCGGCGCAATTTCGAGACCAAGGTGCAATTACAGAAAAACATTCGCGCCAAGGACGGGACCTGGGTGCAGTCCGACGGAGAGCGGCTGATCTGTGAGGTATTGCATGCTGAACGCATTCGTTACCGCTACGACGAGCGATTCCGCATCCTTGACGGCTATGCCATCCGTCCCGATTTTTATCTGCCGGAGTTCGATGTGTATATCGAGTATTGGGGCATGGACACCGCCGATTACAAGATCGGCATGCTCAAAAAACAGCAGCTTTACCAGCAGCAGGGCAAACGACTGGTTTCGCTTTACCCCGAGGACAAACCGCGCATGCGGGACGCCCTGCTGGATAAACTTGGCAAGTATCAGTGACTTGCTGCGCCTGCGCTGTGCGACGTCGATACAGGGTGGGCATTTCGGAGGGTTTTGCATGTATGCCGAAGCCGATTACGTCATGCTGTCCGCGTTGCAGCACTACCAGTATTGCCCGCGCCAGTGCGCTCTGATTCATATTGAGCAGATCTGGGCCGAGAACCTCCACACCGCCGAAGGGCGCATTTTGCATGAGCGTGCCGATAGCCGGGAAAAAGGAGCGAAAGGTTGTGTACGCACTGTACGCACCCTGCCGATTCGCTCCGCGCGGCTGGGCTTGAGCGGGCAGGCCGATGTTGTTGAATTCCATGAGGACGGCAAGGTTTTTCCGGTCGAATACAAACGTGGCAGGCCCAAAGCCAACCGCTGCGACGAGGTGCAACTCTGCGCCCAGGCGCTTTGTCTCGAAGAGATGCTGGGCGTGGCGATTATGGAGGGTGCTTTGTTCTATGGCCGGAACAAACGCCGCCACGCCGTCTTTTTTGACGGCCAACTCAGGCACTTGGCGGAAGAAACGGTTTCTCAGGTGCATGAACTGTTTCGCACGGGTGTGACGCCCAAAGCGGAATATGCGAAGAAATGCGATCAATGTTCACTCATGTCCGCATGCCTGCCGAAGAGTTGTACGGACGCACGGTCGGTTCGGAAATA
Protein-coding sequences here:
- a CDS encoding HEAT repeat domain-containing protein — translated: MDQKLEKHFRERAVVLGNSGDSAALPELIDLTRSPAANVRRLAASAIGKLAGLAEAKVAVAALQPLLQDGSPQVRQYAAKALSAYGAEAKCALADLRDMAISPVEKEYNNNGAKLAIEIIEEASRIVERQAVHCCRRCGVKLEADEYTRSHKAFQRPFCNYCFDEVFLERRNFETKVQLQKNIRAKDGTWVQSDGERLICEVLHAERIRYRYDERFRILDGYAIRPDFYLPEFDVYIEYWGMDTADYKIGMLKKQQLYQQQGKRLVSLYPEDKPRMRDALLDKLGKYQ
- the cas7c gene encoding type I-C CRISPR-associated protein Cas7/Csd2; protein product: MTAIANRYEFVLLFDVQNGNPNGDPDAGNMPRIDPETGHGLVTDVCLKRKIRNHVALARDGAEGYNIYVQEKAVLNQTNQLAYKAFDLKAETKKLPKKLEDAQKVTGWMCANFFDIRSFGAVMTTEVNCGQVRGPVQLAFAKSVEPIVPQEISITRMAVTNEKDLEKERTMGRKHIVPYGLYVAQGFVSAPLAQKTGFSEDDLELLWDALINMFEHDRSAARGVMSSRKLFVFKHRDKLGNAPAHKLFDLIRVERAAGSQGPARSFTDFDVTVGAAPTGVEILKPL
- the cas4 gene encoding CRISPR-associated protein Cas4; translated protein: MYAEADYVMLSALQHYQYCPRQCALIHIEQIWAENLHTAEGRILHERADSREKGAKGCVRTVRTLPIRSARLGLSGQADVVEFHEDGKVFPVEYKRGRPKANRCDEVQLCAQALCLEEMLGVAIMEGALFYGRNKRRHAVFFDGQLRHLAEETVSQVHELFRTGVTPKAEYAKKCDQCSLMSACLPKSCTDARSVRKYLAGMLRGIDEKDAQHPVCDDSGRLSE